A DNA window from Bradyrhizobium barranii subsp. barranii contains the following coding sequences:
- the mgtE gene encoding magnesium transporter, whose protein sequence is MTNLDVQDAAKADNMVNPAFLAASMIEERAADIVEALNDMPSELAVAVLLHLPPDRAIEVLDQPGLEREPELIALMPREAAAKLLAGVSADRLADVFHQVKEPHCSELLDLLDLDIRLNIRRLLEYPKDTAGAIMTTEFASVPSTYTVQQTLDYIRHVERSRETVYAIYVLDPLSKKLVKTITLRRLITGDPQAPVLSVARPGRLITATPLMDREDVARLISKYDLLAVPVVDHGRVIGIVTVDDVIDAIVQESTEDVQKFGGMAAVNEPYMEIRFWQMMKKRGGWLCALFLSEMLTASAMQSYEGELEKAIVLTLFIPLIMSSGGNSGSQATSLLIRALALREIEIKDWWRVALREIANGLALGAMLGLVGIVRISLWQYLGFYNYGEHWVLIALTVGATLVGIVMFGSLTGSMLPFLLQRTGFDPASASAPFVATLVDVTGLVIYFTVASIILRGTLL, encoded by the coding sequence ATGACCAACCTTGACGTCCAGGATGCGGCGAAGGCCGACAACATGGTCAATCCGGCGTTCCTCGCCGCAAGCATGATCGAAGAACGCGCCGCTGACATTGTCGAGGCCCTCAACGACATGCCTTCGGAACTCGCAGTCGCGGTTCTGCTTCATCTACCCCCCGATCGCGCCATTGAAGTCCTCGACCAGCCTGGGTTGGAGCGCGAGCCAGAACTCATTGCTCTGATGCCGCGGGAAGCAGCCGCAAAGCTGCTTGCCGGCGTGTCGGCGGACCGCCTCGCCGACGTCTTCCACCAGGTCAAAGAGCCACACTGCTCCGAACTTCTTGATCTGCTGGACCTCGACATCAGGCTCAACATCCGACGCCTCCTGGAGTATCCGAAAGACACCGCGGGAGCGATCATGACGACGGAATTCGCCAGCGTTCCCTCGACCTACACCGTCCAGCAGACACTCGACTATATCCGGCACGTCGAACGCAGCCGGGAAACCGTTTACGCGATCTACGTGCTAGATCCCCTCAGCAAGAAGCTGGTCAAGACGATCACCCTGCGCCGGCTCATCACGGGAGATCCGCAAGCACCGGTGCTCTCGGTAGCCCGTCCTGGCCGTCTGATCACCGCCACTCCCCTCATGGACCGGGAAGATGTCGCGCGCCTGATCTCGAAGTACGACCTGCTCGCGGTGCCGGTCGTTGACCACGGTCGCGTCATTGGAATCGTCACGGTCGACGACGTCATCGACGCCATCGTGCAGGAAAGCACCGAGGACGTGCAGAAGTTCGGTGGCATGGCGGCCGTCAACGAGCCGTATATGGAAATCCGCTTCTGGCAGATGATGAAGAAGCGCGGCGGCTGGTTGTGCGCGCTGTTCCTGTCCGAAATGCTGACGGCGTCGGCGATGCAGAGCTACGAAGGCGAGCTCGAGAAAGCCATAGTGCTGACGCTGTTCATCCCACTGATCATGAGTTCGGGGGGCAATTCCGGATCGCAAGCCACATCCCTTCTGATACGCGCATTGGCCTTGCGCGAAATTGAAATCAAGGACTGGTGGCGCGTGGCGCTGCGGGAAATCGCCAATGGGCTGGCTCTCGGGGCGATGCTGGGCCTTGTCGGCATCGTACGCATTTCGCTCTGGCAGTATCTGGGCTTCTACAATTACGGCGAGCACTGGGTGCTGATTGCGCTGACGGTCGGCGCCACCCTGGTCGGCATCGTCATGTTCGGCTCGTTGACCGGATCCATGCTCCCATTCCTCCTGCAACGAACCGGGTTCGATCCGGCCAGCGCTTCGGCACCGTTCGTCGCGACTCTAGTCGATGTTACGGGATTGGTGATCTATTTCACTGTCGCTTCCATTATCCTTCGAGGAACGCTGCTGTAG
- a CDS encoding recombinase family protein, with translation MGTSFASIASALNERGVKSARGGKWHVSSVANVLSRASS, from the coding sequence GTGGGTACTAGCTTCGCGTCCATTGCCAGTGCGCTCAATGAGCGCGGCGTCAAATCCGCTCGCGGCGGCAAGTGGCACGTCTCTTCTGTAGCGAACGTGCTATCCCGCGCGAGCTCCTGA
- a CDS encoding IS630-like element ISRj1 family transposase — MIPEAREVHLSRKDRKVLEACCRSPVTLQRDLKRARIVLLAADGRSTRSIAKEVGVQPRIVSLWRHRYADHGLEGLQDKPRPGKQPIYTKTTDKRILKLLDKPPPQGFARWTGPLLAEALGDVDVQYVWRFLRSHKIDLVARKSWCESNDPNFTAKAADVVGLYVAPPAKAIVLCVDEKPSIQALERAQGYLKLPNGRALTGQSHDYKRHGTTTLFAALEVATGKIIATHSKRRRRVEFLDFMNSVTATFPNRKLHVILDNLNTHKKNEDWLKAHPNVQFHFTPTSASWLNQVEVWFSILQGQSLSGTSFTSLKQLQEHIDAYVNAYNDRAEPFVWTKKKVRQRRFKGRRITQL, encoded by the coding sequence ATGATACCCGAAGCAAGAGAAGTCCACCTTTCGAGGAAAGATCGCAAGGTGCTTGAGGCGTGCTGTCGCTCACCGGTGACGTTGCAGCGCGATTTGAAGCGGGCGCGGATAGTTCTGTTGGCGGCGGATGGGCGCAGCACCCGGTCGATCGCCAAGGAAGTTGGGGTCCAGCCGCGGATTGTCAGCCTTTGGCGGCATCGCTATGCCGACCATGGCCTTGAAGGGCTGCAAGACAAGCCGCGGCCTGGCAAGCAGCCGATCTATACGAAGACGACCGACAAGCGGATTCTGAAGCTGCTGGATAAGCCGCCACCGCAAGGGTTTGCGCGCTGGACCGGCCCCCTGCTGGCCGAGGCGCTGGGCGATGTCGATGTCCAATATGTCTGGCGGTTCCTGCGCAGCCACAAGATTGACCTGGTGGCTCGCAAGTCCTGGTGCGAGAGCAACGACCCGAACTTTACGGCCAAAGCCGCCGATGTTGTCGGCCTCTATGTCGCGCCGCCGGCGAAGGCCATTGTGCTGTGCGTGGACGAGAAGCCCTCGATCCAGGCTTTGGAGCGAGCGCAGGGTTATCTGAAGTTGCCCAATGGCCGCGCCTTAACCGGCCAAAGCCACGATTACAAGCGGCATGGCACCACAACATTGTTTGCGGCGCTCGAAGTCGCCACCGGAAAGATCATCGCGACCCATTCAAAACGCCGGCGCCGCGTCGAGTTTCTCGATTTCATGAACAGCGTCACCGCGACTTTTCCGAACCGCAAGCTTCACGTCATCCTCGACAACCTCAACACCCATAAAAAGAACGAGGACTGGCTCAAGGCCCACCCCAACGTGCAATTTCATTTCACGCCGACAAGTGCGTCATGGCTCAATCAGGTCGAAGTATGGTTTTCCATCTTGCAGGGGCAGTCGCTCAGCGGCACCTCCTTCACGAGCCTCAAGCAGCTTCAGGAACACATCGATGCCTACGTCAACGCATACAACGACAGAGCCGAGCCCTTCGTCTGGACCAAGAAAAAGGTCCGTCAACGCCGTTTCAAAGGCCGCCGTATCACTCAGCTCTGA
- a CDS encoding 3-hydroxybutyrate dehydrogenase yields MDILKGKVAVVTGSTSGIGLAYAREFAGAGANIVLNGIGAPADVEKTRTAIESDFGVKAIYSPANMTEPIEIANMISFAERTFGSVDVLVNNAGIQHVSPIEDFPVEKWDAVIAINLPSAFHAFRAVTPGMKRRGWGRIITTASAHSLVASPFKSAYVAAKHGIVGLTKTVALELARSMITCNCISPGYVWTPLVEKQIPNTMEARNMSRDLVINDVLLAAQPTKEFVTVEQVASLALFLCSQDAAQITGANLSIDGGWTAA; encoded by the coding sequence ATGGATATTTTGAAAGGTAAAGTCGCAGTCGTGACTGGCTCGACCAGCGGCATCGGTCTTGCGTATGCGCGGGAATTCGCAGGTGCTGGCGCCAATATTGTGCTCAACGGGATTGGGGCGCCGGCCGACGTTGAAAAAACGCGGACTGCAATCGAGAGCGATTTTGGCGTGAAGGCTATCTATTCGCCCGCGAATATGACCGAGCCAATCGAAATCGCCAACATGATCTCGTTTGCCGAGAGGACGTTTGGCAGTGTGGACGTGCTCGTCAACAATGCCGGCATCCAGCATGTCTCGCCAATCGAGGATTTTCCGGTCGAAAAGTGGGACGCAGTCATCGCAATCAATCTCCCCTCCGCATTCCATGCGTTCCGTGCCGTTACTCCTGGCATGAAGAGGCGCGGCTGGGGCCGTATCATCACCACGGCCTCGGCGCATTCGCTCGTCGCGTCCCCCTTCAAGTCGGCCTATGTCGCGGCCAAGCACGGCATCGTGGGACTCACCAAGACGGTGGCGCTGGAACTCGCCCGGTCTATGATCACCTGCAACTGCATCAGCCCCGGCTACGTCTGGACGCCATTAGTGGAGAAGCAAATCCCGAATACAATGGAGGCGCGCAACATGAGCAGGGATCTGGTGATCAACGACGTCCTGCTCGCGGCCCAGCCGACGAAGGAGTTCGTCACGGTCGAGCAGGTGGCGTCGCTGGCGCTGTTCCTGTGCAGCCAAGACGCCGCGCAGATCACCGGCGCCAACCTCTCGATCGACGGCGGCTGGACGGCCGCGTAG
- a CDS encoding acetoacetate decarboxylase, whose amino-acid sequence MHENEVVRRAFAMPLTNPAYPPGPYRFVNREYLVITYRTDPAKLRSVVPAPLELDEREALVKYEFIRMPDSNGFGDYTESGQVIPVSFRGRRGGYTHCMFLNDEGPIAGGRELWGFPKKLAQPTLRTEIDTLIGTLDYGPLRVATGTMGYKHREADLAQVKAALEEPNFLLKIIPHVDGTPRICELVEYHLEQLVLKGAWTGPAALALTPHALAPVADLPVLEIVSAVHIRADLTLGLGKVVHDYLQQPVRRPVRNYERSLVT is encoded by the coding sequence ATGCACGAGAATGAAGTCGTGAGGCGGGCGTTCGCGATGCCGCTCACCAATCCGGCCTATCCTCCGGGACCGTATCGCTTCGTCAACCGCGAATACCTGGTCATCACTTACCGCACCGATCCGGCGAAGCTGCGATCGGTCGTTCCGGCTCCGCTCGAACTTGATGAACGCGAAGCGCTGGTCAAATACGAATTCATCCGGATGCCGGATTCCAACGGTTTTGGCGACTACACCGAGAGCGGCCAGGTCATCCCGGTGTCGTTCCGCGGTCGCAGGGGCGGCTACACCCACTGCATGTTCCTGAACGATGAGGGACCGATCGCAGGCGGCCGCGAGCTCTGGGGCTTTCCGAAAAAGCTTGCCCAGCCGACGCTGCGGACCGAGATCGATACGCTCATCGGCACTCTGGATTACGGTCCGTTGCGGGTAGCAACCGGCACGATGGGATACAAGCACCGCGAAGCCGACCTGGCGCAAGTCAAAGCCGCTCTCGAGGAGCCGAACTTCCTTCTCAAGATCATTCCGCACGTCGACGGCACGCCACGTATCTGCGAACTGGTCGAATATCACCTCGAGCAGCTTGTCTTGAAAGGGGCGTGGACCGGACCCGCGGCTCTCGCCTTGACGCCTCACGCCCTGGCCCCCGTGGCCGACTTGCCGGTTCTTGAGATCGTGTCCGCGGTTCACATCCGTGCAGACCTTACCCTGGGGCTCGGCAAGGTCGTTCACGACTATCTGCAACAGCCGGTTCGACGCCCGGTCCGGAACTACGAGAGAAGTCTGGTCACATGA
- a CDS encoding efflux RND transporter permease subunit yields the protein MTSFNLSDWALRHRSLVWYFMIAFMAAGLFAYLQLGRQEDPDFTIKTMVIQAQWPGAAPDEMTRQVTDRIEKKLEELESLDYTKSVTVAGQTTVFVYLRDTTKAADVKPTWVRVRNMIADIKGEFPQGVIGPGFNDRFGDVFGNIYAFTSDGLTQRQLRDEVEGIRAKVLTVPDVGKVDILGTQDEVIYLEFSTRKVAALGLDVHSIMASLQGQNAVAPSGVFQDGPERISVRVNGRFTSEASLNAVNLRINDRFFPLTDVATITRGYADPAKTLFRYNGQPAIGLAIGMKSGANLLHFGEALKEQMTKVISDLPIGVGVHLVADQPVVVEHAVSGFTEALFEAVVIVLAISFLSLGMRAGLVVAIAIPLVLAITFVVMNYAGISLQRISLGALIIALGLLVDDAMIAVEMMVARLEVGDPLEKAATHVYTSTAFPMLTGTLVTVAGFIPIGLNASNAGEFTFTLFVVIGVSLIVSWIVAVLFTPLLGVTILPAKMKGHHGKKGRLAQMFARLLLVCMHHRWITVGVTVAALFVALFGMTFVQQQFFPSSDRDELVIDWNLPQNASIADTNAQMARFEREQLQGNGSVEHWSTYVGTGAPRFVLSFDVQTANAWFGQQVVVTKGGIKARDLVKAQFEEYLRKTFPGTDTYVKLLEVGPPVGRPVQYRVSGPDIAKVRDLSQELAGIVRSNPGLGNVVFDWMEPARVVKVDVLQDKARQLGVTSEDIATAVNSVLEGTPITQVRDSIYLVNVTGRATAVDRGSIDTLRDLQLTGQGGQSVPLGAVANLRYEIEQPTIWRRARIPTITLKAGIVTNVQPKTIMDQLAPKVAEFGKELPAGYSVAIGGSVEESAKSQSPIVAVVPLMLFVMATVLMIQLRSFHRLFLVFAVAPLAVIGVVMALLPSGAPLGFVAILGVLALIGILVRNSVILIVQIEDLGKEGRPAWDAVVEATEHRMRPILLTAAAASLALIPIAREIFWGPMAYAMMGGIIVGTLLTLLFLPALYVAWFRIHPVHDDCRPMSETVDPAHETHSSNPTLAPAAPVPVLETQI from the coding sequence ATGACGTCGTTCAACCTTTCCGACTGGGCGCTCCGCCACCGTTCGCTCGTCTGGTATTTCATGATCGCCTTCATGGCGGCAGGCCTCTTTGCCTATCTTCAGCTTGGTCGTCAGGAAGATCCCGACTTCACCATCAAGACCATGGTGATCCAGGCGCAGTGGCCGGGCGCAGCGCCCGACGAAATGACGCGCCAGGTCACTGACAGGATCGAAAAGAAGCTCGAGGAGCTGGAATCGCTAGACTACACCAAGAGCGTGACGGTCGCGGGCCAGACCACCGTATTCGTCTATCTGCGAGACACGACAAAAGCGGCTGACGTCAAGCCAACCTGGGTCCGCGTCCGCAACATGATCGCGGATATCAAGGGCGAATTCCCGCAAGGCGTGATCGGGCCGGGCTTCAACGATCGCTTCGGCGACGTGTTCGGCAACATTTATGCCTTCACCAGCGACGGCTTGACCCAGCGTCAGCTGCGCGACGAGGTCGAGGGTATCCGCGCCAAGGTGTTGACCGTGCCGGATGTGGGTAAGGTCGACATTCTGGGAACACAGGACGAGGTAATTTACCTCGAATTCTCTACCCGGAAGGTCGCGGCCCTTGGCCTCGACGTCCACTCGATCATGGCCTCTTTGCAGGGACAAAACGCGGTCGCGCCGTCCGGAGTCTTCCAGGACGGGCCCGAGCGGATCAGCGTGCGGGTCAACGGCCGGTTCACGTCGGAGGCAAGCCTGAACGCGGTCAATCTTCGGATCAACGACCGCTTCTTTCCGCTCACTGACGTCGCGACCATCACGCGCGGTTATGCCGATCCGGCCAAGACCTTGTTCAGGTACAACGGCCAGCCTGCAATCGGGCTCGCCATCGGCATGAAGTCCGGCGCAAACCTGCTTCACTTCGGCGAGGCGCTGAAAGAGCAAATGACGAAGGTCATTTCCGACCTGCCGATCGGCGTCGGCGTTCACCTGGTCGCCGATCAGCCTGTTGTCGTCGAGCATGCGGTGTCGGGCTTTACTGAAGCGCTGTTTGAGGCCGTCGTTATCGTTCTCGCCATCAGCTTTCTCAGCTTGGGCATGCGCGCCGGGCTTGTCGTCGCAATTGCGATCCCGCTGGTTCTCGCCATTACGTTCGTGGTGATGAACTATGCCGGCATTTCATTGCAGAGAATTTCGCTGGGTGCATTGATCATCGCGCTGGGCCTTCTGGTCGATGACGCGATGATTGCGGTCGAAATGATGGTGGCCCGGCTGGAGGTCGGCGATCCTCTGGAAAAGGCGGCGACCCACGTCTATACGTCGACCGCCTTTCCCATGCTGACGGGCACGCTGGTCACCGTCGCCGGTTTCATCCCGATCGGGCTGAACGCCAGCAATGCCGGTGAGTTCACCTTCACCCTGTTCGTGGTGATTGGGGTCTCCCTGATCGTGTCGTGGATCGTCGCAGTGCTGTTCACGCCGCTGCTCGGCGTCACCATCCTGCCCGCAAAGATGAAGGGGCACCACGGGAAGAAGGGCCGGCTGGCGCAGATGTTCGCCCGCCTGCTGCTCGTCTGCATGCATCACCGCTGGATCACGGTCGGCGTGACGGTTGCGGCCTTATTCGTGGCGTTGTTCGGCATGACTTTCGTGCAGCAGCAGTTCTTTCCCTCGTCGGACCGTGACGAGCTGGTGATCGACTGGAATCTGCCGCAAAATGCCTCGATTGCAGACACCAATGCGCAGATGGCGCGCTTCGAGCGTGAACAGCTGCAGGGCAATGGCTCCGTGGAGCATTGGTCGACGTATGTCGGCACCGGCGCGCCGCGGTTTGTGCTGTCGTTCGACGTGCAGACGGCCAATGCATGGTTCGGCCAGCAAGTGGTCGTGACCAAGGGTGGCATAAAGGCGCGCGATCTCGTCAAGGCGCAGTTCGAGGAATATCTGAGGAAGACGTTTCCAGGCACCGACACCTACGTCAAATTGCTTGAGGTCGGCCCACCCGTGGGACGTCCCGTGCAATACCGCGTGAGCGGACCAGATATCGCAAAGGTCAGAGATCTCTCGCAGGAACTTGCCGGCATCGTCCGGAGCAACCCCGGTCTCGGCAACGTCGTGTTCGACTGGATGGAGCCCGCGCGCGTCGTCAAGGTCGACGTTCTCCAGGACAAGGCGCGCCAGCTCGGCGTGACGTCGGAAGACATCGCCACGGCAGTGAACTCGGTGCTCGAGGGCACCCCGATCACACAGGTTCGCGACAGCATCTACCTCGTCAATGTCACGGGACGCGCTACTGCGGTCGATCGCGGCTCGATCGATACGCTCCGGGATCTGCAGTTGACCGGGCAGGGCGGGCAGTCGGTGCCGCTCGGGGCCGTGGCGAATCTGCGCTACGAAATCGAGCAGCCGACGATCTGGCGCCGCGCGCGGATTCCCACGATCACGCTGAAGGCCGGCATCGTCACCAACGTCCAGCCGAAGACAATCATGGACCAGTTGGCGCCGAAGGTGGCGGAGTTCGGCAAGGAACTGCCGGCGGGTTATTCGGTGGCGATCGGCGGCTCCGTGGAGGAAAGCGCCAAGAGCCAGTCGCCGATCGTTGCCGTCGTTCCGCTGATGCTGTTCGTCATGGCTACGGTCCTGATGATTCAGCTGCGGAGCTTCCATCGCCTGTTCCTGGTGTTTGCGGTCGCACCGCTTGCGGTGATCGGCGTCGTCATGGCCCTGCTGCCGAGCGGCGCTCCTCTCGGCTTCGTTGCCATCCTGGGCGTGCTGGCGCTGATTGGCATTCTGGTCCGGAACTCAGTGATCCTGATCGTGCAGATTGAGGATCTGGGGAAGGAGGGGCGCCCGGCCTGGGATGCCGTCGTGGAAGCGACCGAGCATCGCATGCGGCCGATCCTGCTGACAGCAGCCGCCGCAAGTCTCGCACTGATTCCGATCGCGCGCGAGATTTTCTGGGGCCCGATGGCCTACGCGATGATGGGCGGCATCATCGTCGGCACGCTGCTGACGCTCCTGTTCCTGCCGGCGCTCTATGTGGCGTGGTTCCGGATCCACCCTGTCCACGACGATTGCCGGCCAATGTCAGAGACGGTTGACCCGGCGCACGAAACTCATTCGTCGAACCCGACTCTTGCGCCGGCCGCGCCGGTGCCGGTCCTTGAAACGCAAATCTGA
- a CDS encoding efflux RND transporter periplasmic adaptor subunit, whose product MKRRAMITAGAIVSALVLVGCQQEVKAPEPVRPVLSMVLEPSRPDGIVAVGVVEPQYKTNLAFRVLGRLTGRPVSVGDVVSEGQTVGVIDSMALELAVRSAKAELTKAEALLATAKATEERQRTLITTDATTKQTLDNAEQARAGAAASVAHTQANLIKAIEQRGYAQLKADFAGVVTAVGAEVGQVVSPGQNVVTVARPDIREAVVDIGEDFPVPLEIGLPFSVGLQLLPAVRGDGKVREIAPQADPVTRLRRVRIALNYPPESFRLGTTVTATLDKTQSPTLRVPASAVLAKDGENFVWVVDQPASTVSLHKVDLAGDPAGARVASGLAPGARIVTAGIHSLKQGQHVRIEKDQKP is encoded by the coding sequence ATGAAGAGGCGCGCTATGATTACAGCCGGCGCGATTGTATCCGCGCTGGTGCTGGTTGGATGCCAGCAGGAGGTGAAAGCGCCCGAGCCTGTGCGACCCGTGCTGTCGATGGTGCTTGAGCCAAGCCGCCCGGACGGCATCGTCGCCGTTGGCGTTGTTGAGCCGCAGTATAAGACCAATCTCGCGTTCCGCGTCCTGGGACGTCTGACCGGGCGTCCCGTCTCCGTTGGTGACGTCGTCAGCGAAGGACAAACAGTCGGTGTCATCGATTCCATGGCTCTGGAGCTTGCGGTGCGCTCGGCGAAGGCTGAGCTCACCAAGGCCGAAGCGCTCCTGGCGACTGCCAAGGCGACTGAGGAGCGGCAGCGGACCCTCATCACAACCGACGCCACCACCAAGCAGACACTGGACAACGCCGAGCAGGCGCGAGCCGGTGCCGCCGCGTCGGTCGCACACACACAGGCGAACTTGATCAAGGCCATCGAGCAACGGGGCTATGCCCAGCTCAAGGCCGATTTCGCCGGTGTCGTCACTGCGGTGGGCGCAGAAGTCGGACAAGTGGTCTCTCCTGGCCAAAATGTCGTGACGGTTGCGAGGCCCGACATCCGGGAGGCGGTGGTCGATATCGGGGAGGATTTCCCGGTGCCGCTTGAAATTGGCTTGCCGTTCAGTGTCGGCTTGCAGTTGCTCCCCGCCGTCCGGGGCGACGGCAAGGTTCGCGAGATCGCTCCGCAGGCAGACCCCGTGACGCGCCTGCGGCGAGTCCGTATCGCCCTGAACTATCCGCCTGAAAGCTTCCGCTTGGGCACGACTGTCACCGCGACGCTCGACAAAACGCAAAGCCCGACATTGCGTGTCCCCGCCTCGGCGGTGCTCGCCAAGGATGGCGAGAATTTTGTCTGGGTCGTCGATCAGCCTGCGAGCACCGTGTCGCTGCACAAGGTCGATCTCGCCGGGGACCCCGCAGGTGCCCGCGTCGCCAGTGGGCTTGCCCCCGGCGCGCGCATCGTGACCGCCGGAATCCACAGCCTCAAACAAGGACAACACGTCCGTATCGAAAAGGATCAGAAGCCATGA
- a CDS encoding efflux RND transporter periplasmic adaptor subunit, whose product MKHHAANQNGNAETASKGRLRGAGLLAAALAAIALSGCNDHSAAPIMRAAIVRTEIVQPRDRQASVTLTGEIQARFHADQSFRVSGRVLARYVDVGAHVEAGEILAVLDPAEQQADVDAATAAVLAAESQLRVAKVTFERQKALIASGFTTRTVYDQAQEGLRTAEGALEAAKAELGTSKDALGYTALRAEAAGVVTARNLEVGQVVQAAQPVFSLAQDGERDAVFDIYESLFFGDLDAGSVSLALVSDAGVMASGHVREVSPAIDARSATIRVKVAIQDPSAAMTLGSAVAGTVKAKAQQQIALPWSALAAAGSKPAVWTVDPATKTAALKPVTIGGYEAREVLIKAGLKPGERVVIDGGKLLSNGQAVTYEGDPS is encoded by the coding sequence ATGAAACATCACGCAGCCAACCAAAATGGCAACGCTGAAACTGCCAGCAAAGGCAGGCTGAGAGGGGCTGGCCTCCTGGCGGCCGCGCTGGCCGCAATCGCGCTGAGTGGTTGCAATGATCATTCTGCCGCTCCCATCATGCGCGCTGCTATCGTGCGCACGGAGATCGTGCAGCCGCGCGACCGGCAAGCCTCCGTCACGCTGACCGGCGAAATCCAGGCCCGTTTCCACGCTGACCAGTCATTCCGCGTCAGTGGACGTGTGCTCGCGCGCTACGTCGATGTCGGCGCGCACGTCGAGGCTGGTGAGATCCTGGCTGTACTCGATCCAGCGGAGCAGCAGGCCGACGTCGATGCCGCGACCGCGGCGGTGCTGGCCGCAGAATCTCAGCTGCGCGTGGCCAAGGTAACCTTCGAACGGCAGAAGGCGCTGATCGCAAGCGGTTTTACCACGCGGACGGTCTACGATCAGGCGCAGGAAGGATTGCGAACCGCAGAAGGTGCGCTTGAAGCAGCAAAGGCGGAGCTGGGAACGTCGAAAGACGCCCTTGGCTATACCGCACTGCGCGCGGAAGCGGCAGGCGTGGTCACCGCGCGCAATCTGGAAGTCGGCCAGGTCGTACAGGCCGCGCAACCCGTGTTTTCGCTGGCGCAGGACGGAGAACGGGATGCCGTCTTCGACATCTACGAATCCCTCTTCTTTGGTGATCTCGACGCCGGCAGCGTATCGCTGGCGCTTGTCTCCGACGCTGGCGTGATGGCGAGCGGGCATGTCAGGGAAGTCTCGCCCGCGATTGACGCGAGAAGCGCGACCATCCGCGTCAAGGTTGCCATTCAGGATCCATCGGCAGCGATGACGCTTGGAAGCGCCGTTGCAGGAACCGTCAAAGCGAAAGCCCAGCAGCAGATCGCATTGCCCTGGAGTGCATTGGCGGCGGCGGGATCGAAGCCCGCGGTTTGGACCGTCGACCCGGCGACCAAAACAGCTGCGCTGAAGCCGGTGACGATCGGCGGTTATGAAGCCCGTGAAGTGCTGATCAAGGCGGGACTCAAGCCGGGGGAGCGCGTCGTGATCGATGGCGGCAAGCTGCTGAGCAATGGCCAGGCCGTGACATATGAGGGAGATCCGTCATGA
- a CDS encoding TetR/AcrR family transcriptional regulator, which produces MAKNKSPKRGRPPKDLAGDVQARILDAAQQLFLEKGFRSASIDDISELAPASKPTIYAHFPGKEALFVAVVARTINGLTDFEGFTPAGRTIQEKLANLGIEIVERFVEDTLDLTRATIAEARRFPELSRNVHDAARDRAAGAVSQLLNEATQRVARSPKGPFSAKRSVATAQMFMDLILLPMLMRSLMGEDLKDLQKELPTFLHERVNFFLAACEADWRP; this is translated from the coding sequence ATGGCGAAGAACAAAAGCCCGAAACGCGGCAGACCGCCCAAGGACCTCGCCGGCGACGTCCAGGCGCGGATTCTCGATGCGGCCCAGCAGCTCTTTCTCGAGAAAGGGTTTCGGAGTGCCAGCATCGATGACATCTCCGAGTTGGCCCCTGCGAGCAAACCGACCATCTATGCCCACTTCCCCGGCAAGGAGGCGCTGTTTGTGGCCGTGGTGGCACGGACCATCAACGGATTGACAGATTTCGAGGGGTTCACGCCGGCAGGCCGCACCATCCAGGAAAAACTCGCCAATCTCGGCATCGAGATCGTGGAGAGATTCGTCGAGGACACGTTGGATCTCACGCGCGCGACGATCGCCGAGGCGCGGCGATTTCCCGAGTTGAGCCGAAATGTTCACGACGCGGCGCGCGACCGCGCGGCTGGGGCAGTATCGCAGCTCTTGAACGAGGCAACGCAAAGGGTCGCGCGCTCACCTAAAGGACCTTTCAGCGCAAAGCGGAGCGTAGCGACCGCGCAGATGTTCATGGATCTCATCCTGCTTCCGATGCTTATGAGATCTCTGATGGGTGAGGACCTGAAGGATCTCCAAAAAGAACTGCCGACGTTCCTGCACGAACGGGTCAATTTCTTTCTTGCGGCTTGCGAGGCAGATTGGAGGCCGTGA